Proteins encoded in a region of the Gopherus flavomarginatus isolate rGopFla2 chromosome 19, rGopFla2.mat.asm, whole genome shotgun sequence genome:
- the DYNLL2 gene encoding dynein light chain 2, cytoplasmic yields MSDRKAVIKNADMSEDMQQDAVDCATQAMEKYNIEKDIAAYIKKEFDKKYNPTWHCIVGRNFGSYVTHETKHFIYFYLGQVAILLFKSG; encoded by the exons ATGTCTGACAGAAAGGCTGTGATCAAGAATGCAGACATGTCTGAGGACATGCAGCAGGATGCTGTAGACTGTGCTACGCAGGCAATGGAGAAGTACAACATAGAGAAAGACATTGCAGCATATATAAAGAAG GAATTTGACAAGAAATACAACCCTACTTGGCACTGCATTGTTGGCAGAAATTTTGGCAGCTATGTAACACATGAGACAAAGCACTTCATCTATTTTTACTTGGGTCAGGTTGCAATTCTTCTGTTCAAGTCTGGATAG